DNA from Branchiostoma lanceolatum isolate klBraLanc5 chromosome 6, klBraLanc5.hap2, whole genome shotgun sequence:
GCATATTTCAGGGAAAAACAGTACCCAACAAGGGCGATGGACAGATAAAATATATCTTATCTAACCGTAACCATTATATATCTTATCTTGCTATGTCATAGAACCACAACACCACTTAACACTCTTAATTCTTCACATCAAACATTATACCAAACATTTTCGTACCATTTCTTTCAAAAACTGCAATGTTGGTTTGTCCCTGACATGTAAGGGTGTGTTATCAGTTGGCACATGTTGAAATATGGGATGCCAAGAGAAAGAGGAAGGAAATATCATGAGTGCCCTTTTTACTGTAACTCCTGATATATTTTTGCTGACACATATACTGAATGTTAAACCACCTGTTCACCAAGTGTTAAAATCACTTGTTTGCTTGGTTTTGATATAGCTGACAGAAGTAGTACACATGTGTATACATGATGTCTTGTAAGAAATGTAGCAATAGCCAATTGAGTGCTTGCTTTACACGCCCTGGCTGAGTTGTACCAAAGTCAGAGTAGAATATAAAAACAGATGATAATCACTTTTCCAGCTAGAAATTAAGATACCGGTAGGACAGCAAATTGTAAATACTAACCCAGATTATTTGACTTATCTAGTCTTGAAATCATGGAATGATAAAACTTGTAAACTTACTTTTACATTCAGATTTTCATATATTGTTCTTTTATAtttatgtatactgtatatgatatgatattaattGAATATTAGACATGGAAGAATATTACTAAATGTTGAACACAGCTTATTATTCTATTAGTACTATATTCTAATCTTTTTCTATTCCTTGCTTATACCAGCATGGCTGTGATCCTGTTGTCTATTGCTATAGTTGTTGGAAAACAATAGAACATTCCTTAAGAAATAGGCAAGATTTGGATTGACAACATGATTAAGATGCAATGCTAATCTAGTTGTAGAACATAAGTTAGAGGTGTAATTAtacatacaacaacaaaaataaaattgacAAAATGAATGCAAACATTGGTatgctttgtgttttgttataCGCTTATTTCCACTCTACAAAATAGATGTACTtggagtaattatttttggcatagatgtacttggatactttattaaaATAGAACCAATATTTACTGGACAGATGAGATAACAAAAAGTTTTGATTTGTACACAATGTCAACATTTTGGTATTTAGCATCACTGTATAAGTTACCAGTGCAGTTTAGCATAGAGGGATAAAAGTTAAACATTTGAGTAATGCTCCTGGATAAAGGCGTTTAgttctgtaaatcttgaaatgttttcagtggtttttattttcatggtgacctctacAGCACAAACTCACGGCATTGTGAAAATGGGTTTCCTAGATGTATTTCTAATGTACTACAATTGTTTCGAtagcaaactttaaaaaattccTAAAATCCTCTGATCTGCTATTGCAGAATCTATTCCAGGCAAACATAAAAGAGTTCACCTAAATTGCAATTAGTGCAGTACCATCACAAAACAAAAGGAGGCATTGCTCACCGGTGTGTCTATCAGGTTGAGCAGGTAGGTCTTGCCCTGGTACTGGTGGAACATGGATGCTGTCTGTGCCTTCACCGTGATGCCCCGCTCCCTCTCCACCTGCAGCTTGTCTAACACCTGCTTGTTCGACGCCTCCTGGGAGATGGTTCCTGTCAGCAAGGCACAAGCGTGTCAgtttatgagggtctgcatggggtacTGATTACGCTTTACACTAAATTCGGGAAGGCACACAATGCTTTCCGTTAATTCAGGTAGGCCAGGCCTGGAAATGCTTAACGCTAAAGTAACATTGGAATATTGATGACTCTAAGTTATACCAATACTGGGTCAGAATCAAGTTAGGCTAGAATACATACATAGGATCATATAAGAAACAGCAATGCGAAGACTTGCCTGTGAGCTCCAATAGTCTGTCTGCTAGTGTGCTCTTGCCATGGTCCACATGTGCAATGATACTGAAATTCCTGATGTTCTCCACTGGAAACTGTGACATGTTAATCTGCCAAAGGATAGAATTGTGAAGAAGTTGTAAGCAGAGTTCtacaacctcatacctttgctaaatgatgttaactttttttAGTGACATATCTTTTTCTaatctattatgcaaataaggacctcatttgcatgagtTATAATATAACTTATATCAGTTGATAATCTTCTCTCCACAGATAACACAAGACGTTCAAAAATttgctcctgatttgcatactagtacttaGCAAGGgattttgtcaatcatcacgtaagctatctacataccaaaaatcaaccccttcttgatctattctctttcaaagtttgaaacaaaatcgacTCCTGTACTCCAAAAAGGCTGCTAATGGGTGCCCAAATCTACATGACACTcccaaaagctatctaccactcaaacatcataaccatagcatgttcagatcacaagatatcaaaaccagaagttcttctgcagtaccatagaaagtcgccaGGGGGTcccaaaatttaatcatttcgaggtcctAAGAATTAAGacctatacacacacatatcaagacaatccatccaggcattcttgagttatcgtgttcacagacggagggacacacacacacactatggcatgcaaaacataaccttcttggcgaaggcaataaACCATGTTCAAACAAAATGCAAATCAAATTTAAAGTCATCATGATCTTACTGCTCTATTGAAATTGTGTTTTTATACAAAGTTACGTTTACACAACCAGTATCCAATCTCCAAATGATGAAAGGATGGAGATaaatttcttaatttcttttcaTGATCATGACAAAATAAAGGTAATTTGATTGACTGTGTGTCAGGATTGACtggacaatatataacaatactgGAGATGGGTATCGGCACCAATTATATAATAGAGTATCTGTGTCTATCGACTCGTTCTTTACCCATGAGTGCTGCAAATGTTTAGGTGATTATGCTTCTGCCATTCATAAGAATCATAACACAAACCTGTCCAGCATGGTTCTCTGGTGACTTTGAGCTTGCATGTCGTCTGCTGGCGAATGGCGCCAAATATCCCACATTGTGGGTTACAAGTCGGATCCTTTGACACAAAGGACACGCGAAACTTCTCCACATCATTGTCATCTCCTAGATATGGAGAAGGGTGgaccaaacagacagaaaatcaacaaatcaaaaTTGTGTgggaaaaatgaaattttggcCTGTACGCCACCATCTTGGGGTGATACAATGTTGTTCCAGGGGCCTTCAAAAATCTTATAATCGAATATAATAAAGATTCCAACAAAAAAGTGTattcatacatacaaatttttgCAAATTTAAGGTTCTACCTTAAAATTGTGCTTCATTAATTAGAATCCTGATCGATATTGAATGTAGAGAACAGAAACGATAAACATAAACCCCTACTAAAATAATATTCTCGTCCGCAGTGACCACTAGTAAACTCAAAAGTTCGACCATTGATTAATCTACTTTAGATAATTGATTAACCTTTAAATTGAAATTTATAATCAACAAATAGGCTATGATTATTATGTTGTTACAGATTCTTATCACGATGACCATCTTTTTTCCCATGATTTAGTCTTGGTAATGGATCGAAGCAATAATGTTCTTCTCATTTTGCTGCTGTCGTCAGTGAAAAACACACGGAAGGGGAGGGAACGTTGACAGTAGTTGTACCAGTAACTTCGGTAAGAAATACTCTTAATTTTGCGGGTTTCCTCTTACAATAAGATTCTTCTCTACCTGTACTGAATATTGAGACCTAAAGTCGTGTCTTGAAATGTCGTCTAAGTCGGGTTTTAGGAGCGCAGCCGACTGAGCTAACTGCCAGCAGTGTAGTCGGTCAGGTTGGTCCTGTccgaggtggggaggggggcactgatGACGTGTAGAGTGAAATGTTGTCAGTCCGTCTCGTCATCGATGTTATGATATTAGACATGACATCACGGTTAAATCAAAAGCACAGACAGTTCTTTGATTGAGGAAGTAGCCACAAAGACATCTATTGTGATTTTTATACTATTTCTAGCCTAGATACAAACTAGAGTCGCAACGAGAGGTAAATATTTTTGGGCATACCAGATAGAAACTCTAATCAGATGTTCCGAAGTATACTATAATAGAACGTAGTTTAAGGTTTCGATGCAACCTGTAATATGTATTTCTATGTATTGTAAATCATATTTCTACTATTCCTTTAAACTTGTAAAAGCATAATTAAGACAGGTGCTTTGTAATTCATTAATTGTATTGTAAAATTTATTGCTTTAGAATATATGATTGTCAATCAGGCAATAAAAACTTGTGGCTATGACTTTATTATGTTAATCACCACCAGCACCATGTGCAGTGGGCTTATTAGAGTCCTTACATTAACAGTAATACATGACACTCAAATATTTATAACatttaaaagtacatgtaaattgtaattcttggtccactttactttcttctttttcGTTGTCATCTTtgctatcttttttttcaactttcatGTACAGTcattttttagtgttttattttaatttttttatagtACAAGCTTGATCTTTTTTAAATAAATGTGCTTTCCACACCAATCTTTCCAGGTCTGTCCTATAGTGTACATTCATTCTGCATTTTCACCATTACCAACAAGCGAGAAGAAGCTAAACCCTTATTGCAATACTCGTACCAACATGTGTATGATTTTAAACATGTCtatgttgtgacctgtacttagcccagttGGTGTACAATAtatgtcttcattcattcattcattgacataTTATCTGCTAAGGCTACAGCCTGACAGTATTAGCACAACCCACACTAACACTTGAACACTTCAAATGTACCCCTTACATCAGCCTTGATGTTACCCAGCAGACTCTCTCCGCCTACCGGTACTCCCTCAAACCCCATGTTGGAGGCACGGCACACGGCGGGCGCCAAGCGCTACAAGTACCTGCGCCGCATCCTCAAGTTCCGACAGATGGACTTTGAGTTCGCACTCTGGCAGATGCTGTACTTGTGTGTCGCACCACAGAGAGTGTGAGTCATTGTTTCAAAATTCAGTATGAACTAAGATTGTTAGCTTAGAAGTGTATAATCATGAAGAGTATTTGCACACATGTATGTAACCGTTACTGTTTTGTTTATAACGTTTGTGAataatattagtcatccaggaaattgaagaaaagaATTTTACAGTAATTCAATCTCTACCACTTTTTgtattgtaatccagtggtatagattgaattaaaatttattgttttgtttattgtttcccAAGAGCCTAGGTGTGGAGAAAATATCACGTCTTTGGTATGCAAATGAAAGAGAATGATATACAAGTTGGACTAtataaattatacatgtagaattgtgATTTGTGGTGCAGTCCATCCCTAAAAAAAATGTGGAATTTGTCTTTattttacagatacagaaatttcCACTACAGAAAACGTGAGTATTGATATTAAAAGGTGTCTTACTAGTAACTTATAGCTGTAGCAAGAAAATATAAGACTGCTAATCTAGCTAATTAAAGGTACCTTCATACTGTTAGTTCAGATTCAGCCGTCAAAGTCGTACAAATGCAAGGAAACTAGGCATAGCCATTAAGAATCTTGGTGATCATCTAAATTTGTTAAAAGTATCTTCTATTTTTATCCTTTTCCAGAGACAAAAGACCAGTGGGCTCGAGATGACCCAGCCTTCCTGGTCTTGCTCAGCTTCTGGTTGTGTGGTAAGTATGACAATAGAAGAACTGAGAAGTGTGATTCTTGTGGTGTAACTGTACACCAACGGCCAaaagaaaccgtgacaaaaaaagaagcctaaaatgacaaaaaaaaacaagccgaaacccaacctctgcttgtagagtacatgtacaaaatgtagtttaaCTAGTCTTTGTAAACAAGCGTACAGAACTTCTTGGATAGTCTGCTACAGTTACATCATAACAATagataagcataatttgcagtaGACACGGAAGCAAAAAAGAAGAGCTCCAGCTGGATTAGCTCAAGCGATGTTTGCCCTACTAGTAATGCATTGAAGATATGTAACTTAGAGTCCCTTTGTTTGGACCTATAGACGTTATAAACGTATTGATATCATCAATGCTTTGTAGTTCCATGGCAAATGCATTAAACTTTTTCCTTTCTCTTTTTCTCCTGTAGCATCTTCCCTTGGTTTTGCTATTGTGCTACAGTTGAGTGTAATGGGGATGATAAAGCTGCTCCTGTGGGTCATCTTTGTTGACTGTATCGGAGTTGGACTCATGGTAGCAACCCTACTGTGGTATGAATCCAACTTCTGTCATCAAAAAGTTATAAGGTTCAAATAATTATCAGCACAAACATTGTACCAAAATGTTAAACTTTATACAGGTGTCTTGTGAAACCTTTTTGTATTCAATAGTTTGGTTGAGGTTATGAATATGAGTCAGAATTgttattatgtttcgccaacgaaaccttatgtttcgccaacgaaacatattgtttttgtcaggtttcttcttctccttctccttctccttcttcttcttctcctgtcaaatcttcaaatcgcttcttctcggtcgtccgtcgaccaaattagctgaaatttggtatgcaggtagagtacgtgtatacccctagaccctttttaaatttttttgatataacttattaaaatgattttatggaggttttttggtcattttcagacaaaagtcgcacatgatggcctccagtgccgtggtgttgaaacctgaggacctgaaatttggtttagttgtgcattggatatttacccaaaggaccccattattttttctggcatacactacttcaaaatgatttattttgcaattttttaatgcaattttttgttattttctgtagggggccagcaagaactaggtcatactgtaacataagccttcccctgtctgggagttaaaaccaagcagatgtcagggggtacctctactaatggtattacagaaagttatatgtaccttatgttacatggtacggatgttatatttgagatgtaggtacccataggaaaggtgactacacctgacaattacttatgctaatgaggacctaattcgcataatgtatgcacaacgttgtatgtcccttaccgtaattgctgcggatgtcatctttgagatgtaggtacctttaggaaaggcgaacacacctggccataaattatgctaatgaggacctaatttgcataatcgatgcatgaagttgtatgtcccttaccataaaagctgcggatgtcatctttgagatgtaggtacctttaggacaggcgaacacacctggccataaattatgctaatgacgacctcatttgcatggtttatgcgtatacttgtaattcccttaccggaaaagctgcacatgtcagatttgacatgtacgtaccgttagcaaaggtgatcacacctggccatgaattatgctaatgaggacctcatttgcataatttaggcagaaacttctatttcccttaccgtacaagctgcagatgtcatatttgagatgtaggtagctttaggaaaggtgcacacgcctggccatgacatatgctaatgaggacctcacttgcataatttatgcatgatgttgtattccccttactgtaaaagctgcagatgtcatcttgaacatgtaggtacatgtaggaaaggtgaaagcacctggacataacttatgctcataaggacctcatttgcataaattatgcagaaacttggatttgcccaggagttattttgggacagcccacttcttgcatgaggagtatgggcgaaacatcctgaatttgctcttaaagcaaatgacgacCAGTCTAGTTGTAATAGTGTTTCCGTATGATATGATGGACGTAAACTTTCCATATTGTTTCTGGGCAGCACCCTCAAGTGAGGTCACAAttcatgtactacatgtagtatgagattttcaattttttttctaaaaatatttCAGAGAATGTAAGTAGTCTCACTACACATGTGTACCATTGTGACAGGTTCATTGCTAACAAGTACCTACAGACTCAGAAGTCGGACCAGGAAGTAGAGTGGGGATACGCCTTTGATGTGCACCTGAATGCCTTCTTCCCC
Protein-coding regions in this window:
- the LOC136436524 gene encoding protein unc-50 homolog A-like, with protein sequence MLPSRLSPPTGTPSNPMLEARHTAGAKRYKYLRRILKFRQMDFEFALWQMLYLCVAPQRVYRNFHYRKQTKDQWARDDPAFLVLLSFWLCASSLGFAIVLQLSVMGMIKLLLWVIFVDCIGVGLMVATLLWFIANKYLQTQKSDQEVEWGYAFDVHLNAFFPLLIILHVIQLFFIHPLIDKEWFMSRLFGNTLWLIALGYYLYITFLGYSSLPFLRHTVVLLYPAMLIILTFYIVSLPVGWNFTQGLMWFYRYRVGHYV